A window of the Emys orbicularis isolate rEmyOrb1 chromosome 1, rEmyOrb1.hap1, whole genome shotgun sequence genome harbors these coding sequences:
- the LOC135895445 gene encoding olfactory receptor 52M1-like: MQETPFCLRVGHLLPYSMSDSNKTDFTMPSTFILLGIPSLEMAHVWISIPFCAMYAIALLGNFTILFIVKREPSLHGPMYYFLCMLAVSDLVLSTSTLPKTLSIFWFNSRKIDFSACLTQMYFIHCFSAMESGIFVAMAFDRYVAICDPLRHSTILTSPMVAKIGLAVLLRSCMLILPYPFLARQWPYCRTNIIPHTHCEHIAIVKLACSDIRISSYYSLSVGFAVMGLDVFSIAVSYTQILRAIFSLHTKDTRLKTFGTCVSHLCAILVFYIPHIFSSLTSRFGENVPLYFHVIIANVYLLLPPMLNPIIYGVRTEQIQNRLLRLFTHKGT; the protein is encoded by the coding sequence ATGCAGGAGACACCGTTCTGTctcagagttggacaccttctcccctactccatgtcagattccaacaaaACTGACTTCACAATGCCCTctaccttcatcctgctgggcattcctagCCTGGAGATggcccatgtctggatctccatccccttctgtgcCATGTACGCAATAGCTctcttggggaacttcaccatcctgttcattgtgaagagggagccgagcctccatgggcccatgtactattttctctgcatgctggccgtcaGCGACCTGGTCCTGTCCACGTCCACCCTGCCCAAAActctgagcatcttctggttcaattctaGGAAGAttgatttcagtgcctgcctcacccagatgtacttcattcactgcttctCAGCGATGGAGTCTGGAATCTTCGTGGCCATGGCGTTtgatcgctatgtggccatctgtgatcccctgagacattccaccatcctgacaagCCCCATGGTGGCCAAGATCGGCCTGGCTGTGTTACTGCGCAGCTGCATGCTCATACTCCCCTATCCCTTCCTGGCGAGgcagtggccatattgcagaaccaatattatcccacacacacactgtgagcACATAGCCATAGTGAAGCTGGCTTGTAGCGATATCCGAATCAGTAGTTACTACAGCCTCTCTGTGGGATTCGCTGTGATGGGTCTGGATGTATTTTCTATCGCTGTATCATATACTCAGATTCTCAGGGCCATATTCAGTCTCCACACAAAGGACACGcggctcaagacttttgggacctgtgtctcccacctctgtgccatcTTAGTCTTTTACATTCCACATATCTTCTCCTCCCTCACGTCCCGATTTGGTGAGAATGTGCCCCTGTATTTCCATGTTATCATTGCCAACGTGTACCTCCTGTTGCCCCCCATGCTAAATCCCATCATCTATGGGGTGAGGACTGAACAAATCCAGAACAGGCTGCTCCGACTCTTTACTCATAAAGGGACATAA